A DNA window from Lagenorhynchus albirostris chromosome 5, mLagAlb1.1, whole genome shotgun sequence contains the following coding sequences:
- the PIGZ gene encoding GPI mannosyltransferase 4: MKMAARVLWGSLSLLRLVWCLLPQTGYVHPDEFFQSPEVMAEDVLGIKAARPWEFHPSSPCRTVVFPLLTSGSAFWLLRLWEEWGPWPGPVSGYALLVGPRLLLASLSFALDLAVYHLAPRWGAERWNALVLLSGSYVTLVFYTRTFSNAIEGLLFAWLLVLVSPRVAGSCTPKKPAPGPPWHSWLLGGVMAAGFFNRPTFLAFALVPLFLWGTYGATNPSFKSLTKEALVLLPGATLTAVGFVAVDSCYFSSPSRPSTLVLTPANFLYYNLDPVNLARHGTHMRLTHLAVNGFLLFGVLHAHALQAAWQQLRACLQAFTQMGFPRALAARSLQSSPRSHLLLLYFMPLALLSVFSHQEARFLIPLLVPLVLLCSLQTQLAPCKGTLVLFNALGALFFGCLHQGGLVPGLGHLEQVVRAPALPQVPTHYTLLFTHTYMPPRHLLHLPGLGSPVEVVDMGGAEDQLLCQALSNLTRRPACHVAGGPWLCRLFVVTPGTTRSAMKKCSFPLKSETLIFPHLTLEDPPALSSLLSGAWRYHLSLHILELGEKPDNMTEKPLPKTQP; the protein is encoded by the exons ATGAAGATGGCAGCCAGGGTGCTGTGGGGCAGCCTCAGCCTGCTCCGCCTGGTGTGGTGTCTCCTTCCGCAGACAGGCTACGTGCACCCAGATGAGTTCTTCCAGTCTCCTGAGGTCATGGCAG aGGACGTCCTGGGCATAAAGGCCGCGCGGCCCTGGGAGTTTCACCCCAGCAGCCCCTGCCGTACAGTGGTCTTCCCACTGCTGACCTCTGGCTCCGCCTTCTGGCTGCTCAGGCTCTGGGAAGAGTGGGGGCCGTGGCCTGGCCCGGTGAGCGGCTATGCGCTGCTTGTCGGGCCCCGCCTCCTCCTCGCTTCCCTCTCCTTTGCCCTGGACTTGGCCGTGTACCACCTAGCCCCACGCTGGGGGGCGGAGCGCTGGAACGCCCTGGTCCTGCTGTCTGGTTCCTACGTCACCTTGGTCTTCTACACAAGGACCTTCTCCAATGCCATTGAGGGGCTGCTCTTTGCGTGGCTGCTGGTACTGGTATCCCCCCGTGTAGCTGGGAGCTGCACTCCCAAGAAGCCTGCTCCAGGCCCGCCGTGGCACAGTTGGCTTCTTGGGGGTGTCATGGCTGCTGGCTTCTTCAACCGGCCCACCTTTCTGGCCTTTGCTCTGGTCCCCCTCTTCCTCTGGGGTACTTATGGAGCCACAAACCCCAGCTTCAAGTCGCTGACCAAGGAAGCCCTGGTGCTGCTCCCAGGGGCGACCCTCACAGCAGTGGGGTTTGTGGCTGTGGACAGCTGCTATTTCTCCAGTCCATCTAGACCCAGTACCCTTGTCCTTACACCTGCCAACTTCTTGTACTACAACCTGGATCCCGTAAACCTGGCGAGGCATGGCACACACATGCGGCTCACTCACCTGGCAGTCAATGGCTTCCTGCTCTTTGGGGTGCTGCATGCCCACGCCCTGCAGGCCGCGTGGCAACAGCTGCGAGCCTGCCTCCAGGCCTTCACACAGATGGGCTTCCCAAGGGCACTGGCTGCCCGAAGCCTGCAGTCCAGCCCCAGGTCTCACCTCCTGCTCCTCTACTTCATGCCCCTGGCCCTGCTGTCTGTCTTTAGCCACCAGGAGGCTCGGTTCCTAATCCCCCTCCTGGTCCCCCTCGTCCTGCTTTGTAGTCTACAGACCCAACTGGCACCCTGCAAGGGCACCCTGGTCCTCTTCAATGCCCTGGGTGCCCTCTTCTTCGGCTGCCTGCACCAGGGGGGCCTAGTGCCTGGCCTGGGGCACCTGGAGCAGGTGGTTCGCGCTCCTGCGCTCCCACAGGTACCCACCCACTACACACTCCTATTCACCCACACCTACATGCCCCCCCGGCACCTCCTGCACCTCCCGGGCCTCGGCTCGCCTGTGGAGGTGGTGGACATGGGCGGGGCTGAGGACCAGCTCCTGTGCCAAGCCCTCAGCAACCTCACCAGACGACCAGCCTGCCACGTGGCTGGTGGGCCGTGGCTCTGCCGCCTTTTTGTGGTGACCCCTGGCACCACCAGGTCTGCCATGAAGAAGTGCAGCTTCCCCCTCAAGAGTGAGACACTCATCTTTCCCCACTTGACTCTGGAGGACCCACCGGCCCTGTCCTCCCTGCTGAGTGGGGCTTGGAGGTACCATCTCAGCCTTCACATCCTGGAGCTGGGGGAGAAGCCTGACAATATGACAGAAAAGCCCCTGCCCAAGACTCAGCCATAG
- the NCBP2AS2 gene encoding protein NCBP2AS2: MILRRLLAALLHSPQLVERLSESRPIRRAAQLTAFVLLQAQVHGQDAARRLRALAAGTAGSLGCRAARFRDTFIQELRRSLRERPRPPPGSQKGPGANP, encoded by the coding sequence ATGATTCTACGGCGGCTGCTGGCCGCCCTGTTGCACAGCCCGCAGCTGGTGGAGCGTCTCTCTGAGTCGCGGCCCATCCGGCGTGCGGCGCAGCTCACCGCCTTCGTACTGCTGCAGGCCCAGGTACACGGACAGGACGCGGCCCGGCGCCTGCGAGCCCTCGCGGCAGGGACCGCGGGCTCCCTGGGCTGCCGCGCTGCCCGCTTCAGAGACACCTTCATTCAGGAGCTACGCCGCAGCCTCCGGGAACGCCCGCGGCCACCACCAGGTAGCCAGAAGGGCCCGGGAGCAAACCCCTAA
- the NCBP2 gene encoding nuclear cap-binding protein subunit 2 isoform X2 yields the protein MSGGLLKALRSDSYVELSQYRDQHFRGDNEEQEKLLKKSCTLYVGNLSFYTTEEQIYELFSKSGDIKKIIMGLDKMKKTACGFCFVEYYLRADAENAMRYINGTRLDDRIIRTDWDAGFKEGRQYGRGRSGGQVRDEYRQDYDAGRGGYGKLAQNQ from the exons ATGTCGGGTGGCCTCCTGAAGGCGCTGCGCAGCGACTCCTACGTCGAGCTGAGCCAGTACCGGGACCAGCACTTCCGG GGTGACAATGAAGAACAGGAAAAATTGCTGAAGAAAAGCTGTACATTGTATGTTGGAAATCTTTCCTTTTATACAACTGAAGAACAAATCTATGAACTCTTCAGCAAAAGTGGTGACATAAAGAAAATCATCATGGGCCtggataaaatgaagaaaacagcatGTGGGTTCTGCTTTGTGGA atACTATTTAAGAGCAGATGCAGAAAATGCCATGCGGTACATAAATGGAACTCGTCTGGATGACCGGATCATTCGCACAGACTGGGACGCAGGCTTTAAGGAGGGCAGGCAGTATGGCCGTGGGCGTTCTGGGGGCCAG GTGCGAGATGAGTATCGTCAGGACTACGATGCTGGGAGAGGAGGTTATGGAAAACTGGCCCAAAACCAGTGA
- the NCBP2 gene encoding nuclear cap-binding protein subunit 2 isoform X1, producing MSGGLLKALRSDSYVELSQYRDQHFRGDNEEQEKLLKKSCTLYVGNLSFYTTEEQIYELFSKSGDIKKIIMGLDKMKKTACGFCFVEYYLRADAENAMRYINGTRLDDRIIRTDWDAGFKEGRQYGRGRSGGQVRDEYRQDYDAGRGGYGKLAQNH from the exons ATGTCGGGTGGCCTCCTGAAGGCGCTGCGCAGCGACTCCTACGTCGAGCTGAGCCAGTACCGGGACCAGCACTTCCGG GGTGACAATGAAGAACAGGAAAAATTGCTGAAGAAAAGCTGTACATTGTATGTTGGAAATCTTTCCTTTTATACAACTGAAGAACAAATCTATGAACTCTTCAGCAAAAGTGGTGACATAAAGAAAATCATCATGGGCCtggataaaatgaagaaaacagcatGTGGGTTCTGCTTTGTGGA atACTATTTAAGAGCAGATGCAGAAAATGCCATGCGGTACATAAATGGAACTCGTCTGGATGACCGGATCATTCGCACAGACTGGGACGCAGGCTTTAAGGAGGGCAGGCAGTATGGCCGTGGGCGTTCTGGGGGCCAG GTGCGAGATGAGTATCGTCAGGACTACGATGCTGGGAGAGGAGGTTATGGAAAACTGGCCCAAAACCA CTAA
- the NCBP2 gene encoding nuclear cap-binding protein subunit 2 isoform X3 → MGLDKMKKTACGFCFVEYYLRADAENAMRYINGTRLDDRIIRTDWDAGFKEGRQYGRGRSGGQVRDEYRQDYDAGRGGYGKLAQNQ, encoded by the exons ATGGGCCtggataaaatgaagaaaacagcatGTGGGTTCTGCTTTGTGGA atACTATTTAAGAGCAGATGCAGAAAATGCCATGCGGTACATAAATGGAACTCGTCTGGATGACCGGATCATTCGCACAGACTGGGACGCAGGCTTTAAGGAGGGCAGGCAGTATGGCCGTGGGCGTTCTGGGGGCCAG GTGCGAGATGAGTATCGTCAGGACTACGATGCTGGGAGAGGAGGTTATGGAAAACTGGCCCAAAACCAGTGA